ccaaaagtgagtAAATTCCCCATGGATTCCAATGTTGGCCTAGTttatatcagaaaaaaaaaaacatgtttacagcctgtcaAAAGCTACACATCTAGACTTGGTTTTTGGTTCTGGTCAGCCCATCCAAGTCTGTAAATCTGTAAATTAATATTTCAGCATCttgtttttaattgtaattaGCACAAACTAGCAGCCACTAGTAGGTATTTGTATGATATACACATCAAATCTTTGAATAAACCTAGCTAGTCTGTGAGAGAACACTAACTAGTGTTAGCTGATAAGTTAGTGTTCCACCCTTTTGGTTTCATCCAAAGAAAGGTGGCGAAGGATGGCGCCGTAATCGTCAAGCTTCAACACAGAACTCCAAAAAACCACTGTGTGATGCCACAGGGGCAAAGTCtagctttctttttattaacAGAGTGAGTGCTACTGTGAAAATGTAACTCCGGTAACTATGGTTATATCTGGTATCAATAAATTCTCCTTGCGAAACTGAGCATCTAATCTGAACCCTCCGTGTCCTCCTATTAATGAAACTGATGTAAACAAGCACTAATCGCTCTATGAGAGATTAGTTTGCGGGTTAGTTACCAAACAGCGGATCATGGAGATTGAGGGGAACAATTTTTCCAGTAAAGATAGAGCTAAACAAAGCTGAAATTAGTTACTGAGAGGTAACCCTACATGCAGGAGCATATTTATTCCATCAAAGCATTCACATTTACTGCTACGGAAATATCCCTTCCCCTATACTGCATACGTAATAGTAGTATAAGtaatactgtatatagtaaTATTAGAAGAGCCCATTTTTGAAAAGACCTCCAATATTGCTTTTGGTGTGGTTGGTGCAGGCAGACACatgaacagacagacagacagatacctGCTCCTGAAAACCATCCGTGCTCTTCTGGCCTTTAGTCTGCAACAGGCAGCGAGCGCTCTGAGGCCGTGGGTTGGTGTGGGTGGTCATAACGACCTGGTTGCTATGGCCCATGCCCTGGTTGACATGGTACTGAGGATTGGTAGCGGGCTGATGGGAGGTGTGAGAGGTATGGGGGTTGTACTGGGGTTGGTTTCCGGATTGGGACAGGGCCATAGGCAGACCACCGCTGGGGTAGGCCTGTCCAGGGgctgtatggagaaaaacagGCTGGTAGCATCTAACTCTAAAACAAAGCTTCTAAAATAGATATGTGTACATGCTGTTAATGTGAGGCCCATGGATTACTGCTGCTAATCAAGATTTCTACATTCTTGCTTAAAAAAGTCTCCTTGTGAACatttataaatagaaataaaatgattttattgcCAATACCCTGGGACATGTTGCCTTGGTACTGTCCCGGCCCCCCAGACGGAACCACTGACAGCTGCATCCCTTGGTTGTATTGGCCTCCTTTGTTCATCATCCCATCGTAGCCCTGCTGACCCACCACACGATGAGGTGTAGTGgccgaggaggaggaagaggaagtgacGATCATGGTGTTGTGTGATTGATGGGAAGGGTTATGGGAATGGGCGCTCTGTGGAAGGAGAGCGGGAATACATGTAACGTGTGATTAAGAGTAATTGCACAAATAGTTATCTTTATCACTGAGAAGATGCTCAGCATAAAAACAGAGATGAGATGCTTCACTGAGATGTGAACAGGTCTCACCTTTTTTAACAGGTTGTCAGGTGGGACGTCCCTCCTGCCGAGTGAATAGGGAGCCCACTGGTTGCTTCCTGACACCCCCTCCTGGTCATTGTCCAGCACGCCACCCTGCTGAGACGGGGTCTGAAAGAGACAAAGTGGTCATTACTGACAATGAACATTAAACTCTAGCTACCCCAGTCATGTCTTCCTATTATCTCCTGGAGTTTCAGACAGCTCATCTGAGATTCAGTTGGAAGAATGAACAGAGCTGGAACAGATTTTTCTCCTTCGAGATGAAGTCATGTTAGGCGGTGATAAAACCTGTGATATCGTGCTCAACGTGAACAGATTGCTTTTATGATTCCCCCTTTTTCCCACACCAAAAGCCCCCCTAAAAACCCGCTTAAATGAGAGGAGTTTTTCAGAAAAAACCTTGAAAAATTGTAACACAAAATGCCAATGGAGTCTAAGTAAAAtgcccttcaaaataaaagtaacacaTTTCAACAGGCGTTAATTTTACTTAGACTCCATTTCCATTTTGTGTAGCACTTTTCCCCAGTTGTACTACTTTTGCAGACAAATCACCATCTTCCATATAAACTGCTGGCAAACGATGGCAACCTGCAACCTATTTCAACCAGTGACTGGCAGCAACCTCCTACAAATACTCGAGAAGTGACTGCAGAATACACAGTTTTTCTTAGTGACCAACTGGTGGTTGCTAGATTGTCACCATCTGGTCCccaggcctgtgtgactgaagccTAAATGAGCCGTGCCCACATCAAACCACTGAGATATTCACAGAAATAGCGactgaaactttaaaaagtttgaaataGCAATTTGGTCTATTGCCATTTCAGATACTGATGTTTATAGTTtatattggggtttttttgctgttgcaaagaaacaaagaatgtgtctttaaaaaaagtacTTGTTTTCACCTTCTAAGACATCATCAGCAATGGCTCCAACCCTAActatagcccccccccccccccccctttttttttttttttttttaaaaagagtcaATTCTATCTGTCTCCAAAATATAGAGTAAATATAGACTCATGAGTGCTAGGCTATCACCTAGCACTCATGAGTCAGACCTTAGAGGGTTAAAGTCATTCTGCCCTTCCTCTGGGCCTCTAAACCAGTCCAAAACCGATAATTAATGATTATCAGAAAATCAATGGGCACTACATTCAGAAGATGTCAGCTTCATAAGGCTGATGTGATATTGAAACAATATATTGGTTTATCCCTGGAAAAATAACCTGAGTAgtaatctgtttgttttccagAGTTTAGTGCCACTTCGTGGAGAAATGACAGCGATATTAAAAGCTGGTAACAGCTAAGCTGGCCTAAGATGATTGAAAACGCTGTAAATGAGGAATGCCTAACATGTGTCAGACAAAATTTGACAGACAGACTGTGACTGCtgcaagaaaggaaaaacaagtttctgtttgttgttatGGTAAGTGACATATTTCAAGTTTTAAATCCTTTAAAACAAGCCACCACCAGGCTGCCACACTGggcactgaatgatttcaagtcatgctgagaaaaaaaacaaaaaaacccacgggATTTTAATGGCTTTCTCCAATTCTTATTGTTGGGTTGTAGACAGGGAACATATAACAGTGACTAAAATAGATTGCatggtcattgttttgtttaaataatagTTTGTATTAGCGGCGAGAATGTAAAGAGGGAGTAGCTGAAGTTGTCTTTAATCATATACTGTAAGCATCAGTAACATTGTTCTTGGAGGGATACTCACAGCGTTAGCAGACGGAGGTGGAGGTAGTGGCAGCCAGCGGCCAGCAGAGGGCTCATGCTTAGTGTTATTGTAAAGGTTAAAGTTCAAAGTGCTGCTGCGCCCCTGGCCGTGACCCCCGCCCTGACAGAGCATGCCCAGCGTGAGCGTGTTGTGCTTTAGGACACCACTCTGATTGGAGAAGACAACATCACACGACATGGGTGAatgtggggagggggggaggaggaggaaggggcgGAGCCAACACAGCGGGCTGTAGCATGGCGACAACACACTGTGAgctccacaaacaaacaaacaacaataacactGATAATAACAgatacaacaacagcaacaacaacaagagtGCAGAGCTGCTGAAAGCACAGAGAAATGTTAGCTAGTGATCGGTCAATACACACAGAACAGTGCGTCATACAGGCAACAACAGGTGGATCAGTTCATTCCAACATTTGTATGTAAGGCTTTTAGATTAGCTGTCGCGTAACATATCTGACAAACAATTAAACCAAACCTATAACCAAAAGACTTCATTTTTGATGATGCATCAGGCACCGTGTGATGGGTTTGGTGGATCATATTGTTTAGATTCTGcaggtttttatctttttttcataACTGCACGCTCCAGACCTCCTCCCTAGCATGTCTGATTGTCCTGTCTGCTGAGGTACTGCTTCTCAGTAATTAGTttgacattttcaaaaatagGCTCATTCGCTTTCTTGCTGGGAGTTAGATGAAAGGACTGATAGCACTCTCATGTTTGCAGGTAAGTATAAAACTGGAGGCCAAAGAAAGATAGAAATCCAGAAAACACCATTCAACAGCTCAATCCATCCTCAGTGCTCAAAATGTGAGAATTTGATTGGATTACTTTGCCTTTAGACAGTTTAAGCTGCACTTCAAGTCTGTAGCTttttatttatcaatctaaagtATAACTGAGCTGTCACGAAAGTATTTTCCTAAATGTTACTCCTTTGCAGTGATACTATTGCACGATCCTTAACATGTGattgtgcaaaacaaacaaaaaggtgaaaataCAGGTTTTTTTCAGCGCCATTAAAATCCTAATATGGAGACGATCCTGCTGACTTTTATTTGTTCACAAAAAGAAAGACGATTTGAGGACACGACAAAAGatcaaaatatttatcacaatacAGAATTTACTGCGCTGTCTGTCGTAGTGAGTTTGTGGTCGGTCAGGCTGACAGAGTGACGGtgtgaagtggaaacacatgaagCCAGACATGAATCTGGTTAACCTTACAACACAGActtgcacaaatacacacagggaGGGCTTCCGAATGCTTTCTATGTGTACGCGTGTTTCTCTCTTACGTGTGTGTGCACTGCACTGACATACCCTGTCCAGTCGTTTCGCCTCTATGTGCCTGAGTAGCTGTTGCCTCCAGTCGGCAGGCATCTTGGAGGTGATGTCTTCAGGTTTCTGGGGTACAACAGGTCTTACTTTGATGGTGTCATCGGGTGGCTTCTCGGGGCAGGTTGCCAGGGTGTAGTCAGGTGGCATCTTCTCTAGCAGGGCGGCCATGGTGGGACGGGCAGACACCGGACGTGCCTGAACACAAGGGAGTTaatatttaaacataaaaatgtacaaGGTTCATAATTAACAAGTGTTCATATTGGAACATTTTGTGGATAAAAAGCTAAATGCAAGACGGAGACCAAGTGTCAGTTTATCAAGTGGCAACaaattagtgttttttaggtatTAAATGACATATGTAATGCTATTTATGATGCTTACAGCTTGTTTCACTCCCACAAAGTGGTTTAAGGacttaaataaacaacagactAGTACCACTGGATGTTCCTCAGAAGGACTAGAACACTTAAACTGCTGTTTTATTCTGCCAACCACTTGCAatcacaaaaggaaagacagtgTTGGTCAGTTGTTTAAATCAGTATCAACCCTACAGCATGTTACTAGTTCTGTGAGTGTGTACAGATAGGTTTTTGTGTCAATTGTTACTTTACGTGTACTAAAAAGCAGGAAGGACTCAAAACTcaatgcaaaacatttaatgtaTAATAGTCTCACTGTTTGCTTTCTTAGTTTAGCATCGATTTGCGATGGACTGGCAACCTATCCAAGGTGTGCCCTGCCCCTCATCCAATTACAGCTGGGACAGCTTCCAGTCCCAGTATGACCCATAAGAAATTATCACTAAAAACACAGTACTTCTGAGACTAATCGCTATCTGCTTTAAAGGTGTCtttgggtgtatgtgtgtgtacatgtgtgagtGGATAAGTGGATCGATGGACAGACGGAATTACTTTGAAAGGTGATCCAACCGGCAGCTGTTATATTTCAGTCTGGATCAATAGGTGGTCTGATCAACTGAGTGATACTGCTGCTGTTTAGCAAAGCTGGAAATATTACTAATAGCGATCAATGTCATTGGGTCACATGGCACATGTGAACGAAGATAACACAACAGCGATGCAAACATTACACCAGCTGCCTAAAGGTGAGGCTCTTTGTGTAACAGCTGGTGTGTTTTCCAACCTTCAGTTTTGAGTGTTGGCTAATGATGGCAGGAAAAAGACAGCGGCCACAAGCGCTCTATGTAAGCCCTTACGTTCATTCCCATGCCCAGCTTCTTCTTGTTGAAAGGTGCCAGATGAAGTGATCTGCACATCTAATCAGTATGCTGCTGGACACTTCACTGTGACTAATTTGGGAAAGTCTAACTTGAGGGAAATCCAGAATAGCCTGAAGGGATTATTTATGGACGAGGGATCGCCTTCAGAGATATGACTGAGGCAAAGGACACCAGTGCTATGCCTCTTAGTTCGCTACTACAAAAACCTGAACCTGAGTACCTATAAGAAAATGGAAGTGAAACAAAGCTATAATTCTGCATCCTCAAAGAGACGACATAAAAGCAGGCATATTAAAAGCAGGGCAGATTattctgctgtgtttctgtgttgtaaCTGAATCACTGTGGCTTTTGACTGCTGACCACACAAAACAAGATATTTGAAAATGTCAGGATGGGATTTTGAAAATGGTGATCTGCCCCTGTTATTGTTTTAAGGCATCTTTAAAGAAGGCAAGTGATACTTAAGTGAACAAAAAGAAACTGGCAGATTTGCCTGTAAGGAAAATAACTGTTAGTTGGAGCCATTATGTTATAACTGTAACATGACTCTTTCACTTTAATACTGCCTCTTTTTAAAGGGCTCAGTTAAGtagaaacataaacacacagacaaacagtgtaCCTGAGATGCTCCGTAGGTCTCGGTGCTGTAACTTCTGGCAGACAGGGGACGCCGCTGAGTCAGGCTCTTGGTTGGATAACCAATCATGGGCTTCTTCTGCTCCTGGTAAGTGGGGTAGTCGTCGTCATAACGACCGTTTCTCTTGTTGTGCAGCATCTGACTCTGGTTGTCGGCCATATTACTCATCGCGGAGTGCTCCATGGGAGTGGAGTAGACAGCCCGGCCATAAAGAGGGGGATCCACCTGAGGGTCACAGATGGGAAGTGAGtgggagtttaaaaaaaacaaaagtatgaGCTTTCATCCTGGCCTCAAATAAATGCATGGGGATGGGGATGACTTTCAAGTAGAGccttaacaaaaactaattttGGGTCTTAGGGAATAAATAGTGTTtgaaagaaacacatttctATGATTTACTTTACATTTCAATAAAGTACATGAAAGGGAAAATCACATCCATTTATGGAATATGAGCATTACTTGTTTTGTTGTGCTTACCTGTTGTCTGTACTGAGACTCTTGGAGCGCCTCCTGCTGAGCTTCATGAACCCGTCTGAACAAGGCGAGCTCCGTAGAGCTCACCAGTGAGTCCGCTCTTCTTAGAAATCCTGGTCTGGAGCGCTGACTTGGgattggctgctgctgctggctgggCGGACCATCTTGGTTGATTGgcgactgggggaaagaaaacatCTCCAAGGGTGGATATGCACGATACCGAGGGCTCACTAGCTCTTTGGGTAGTGTCTTCCCTGGTTGGTTGAGGTACTCCAAAGCCTTCGATGAGTGGTTGACATAATCTGGTGTGTTTGGGAAAGGGGGAGGGACCCGGCGATCCATGGTCACCTGATTGGTAAGAACAGAATTGTTTGTTTAACTTTGTATTGTTTGGTTTCAATcagattattttagttttattgtgtATGTCTAAAAACGTAATATATGAGCGCTACCAATGGTTCACAACTCCATCGAACCTGCGGGTTGTAGTTGTGGTCAAAGTGGTAAGCCTTTTGTGGGATGGCAGGTTTTTGGTTCTGTCTCTGGTTTTGGTCGCCAGATCCGTGTCCGGGGTATCCCATCTCCTCATCTAACATGGGGGCAGACTGTGACCGTGACATGTTGGTCTGCTCCATAGAACCGGGGAGCTCTGGACGGTCCAAACTAGTTTGCTGCTCAATGGATGAACTATAGCTGTCCATGGGAATGCTGCAGAGGAACGTGGCATCATTAGAAATCAACTTCAGTAGCTGCAATCGAGCTTGAGCTTTCTTTAAGAAGAATCAGAACAATATCTACCTGTAGACCTTGTAGGAGCCAATGTCAATCTCGTCTATGCTCTGTGACTTCTTAAACTTGGATCTCGTCTCCTTCATCATGGGGGACAGGCGATCTGAGCTTTTACTCATCACCACGGTCACCTTGTTGACCCCGCCTACACTGAGctgatccttcctgttttgcTCCCCCTCATTGTCGTGATATGTCCAGCTGCCGGGCAAAGGCACTGTGCTTTGCTGAAGCCTTGGGGGAAGAAATAATCAAGGATTATGAGTTGATGATAGGGATAAGTGTTTTTCAATTATGAAGCACAGAAACAAGCTGGATTAGAGGAGTGTTACAATCGTAGAAACTGAATTTTTTGGCTAATGCAAATTACTTCCACACCATCGGTCAGTTTCTTGTGACGCAGCTGCACCAAAATTTGAGACTAAGGCTACAGCTCACAATTATTAGAAATTaacgtttttttttaactttctttggCATATCAAAATGACCTTGCACTGTCCccagaaatacattttatagtaACATAAAACTaagaaatgaaaactgaaatGCTTTCACAATCTCAATTTAGTGACACTTTGGTGTTTTTGCATTGCAACAAAACTAAGTtaagtaagataagataagataagataagataagataagatagaactttattaatccctcgggtgggttcctctgggaaattcgataaGTAAGctgatttgttattttattgatgtgcaaataaaaacagtcacagCTGTAAAACTTTCAAATCAACGGCTTTAGTTATAACAGCTCTGATATGtttatttactaaaaaaaacccaaagactgCACTGTAAACAGGATTTGAGACCTGCAAACTCTTGGAATTATTAAGCTTTCCCAATAAAATTATGTATTTCAATTGTAAATGACCGTCAGTCACTTACCTTGGATCCATGTCCTTGCGATCAGGATTGGGGCTGGAAGTAGGTGTAAGGTCCAGCTTGGAAGGAAAAGCGGTTCTGTCCTCCAGGGGGCTCGGGGTCCTGGTCCAATTCTGCCAGGGATTCTGGGAAGGATGTCCGGAGGATTGCGAGTCATTGTCCTGGTTTGGTCGTTGGTTGCCGTGGAAGGGGAGCGTCTGGGTGTCCAATTCCAATGGGACCCCTACAATTCGGTCTTGCCTAAGGAGGGGGCGGCGGCCGTGTGTTGATGAGCTGCGAGGCTTAGAGCCCAGCGGAGGGTTTCCCTGACTGGTGGTAGATGAAGGAGGATCCAGAGAAGACTCCTCTGCATCGAAACCCGTGTTGTCGTAGTGAGGTGCGTCAACCCAGTCAAAAGGCTCACTAAGTGGACGCCGATCCCCACGTTGCTGCAGGGTTCCTGATGGAGGAGTTTCTCTCTGAGACAG
The Astatotilapia calliptera chromosome 17, fAstCal1.2, whole genome shotgun sequence genome window above contains:
- the lrrc7 gene encoding leucine-rich repeat-containing protein 7 isoform X10; its protein translation is MDNYSTLQLQCLEMTTKRKLIGRLVPCRCFRGEEEVISVLDYSHCSLQQVPKEIFSFERTLEELYLDANQIEELPKQLFNCQALKKLSMPDNDLSNLPTTIASLVNLKELDISKNGIQEFPDNIKCCKGLSVVEASVNPITKLPDGFTQLLNLTQLFLNDAFLEYLPANFGRLSKLRILELRENHLKTMPKSIHRLTQLERLDLGSNEFSEVPEVLEQIHNLKELWLDNNSLQTIPGSIGKLRQLRYLDLAKNRIETLDADISGCEALEDLLLSSNMLQHLPDSIGMLKKLTTLKVDDNQLTSLPNTIGSLSLLEELDCSCNELESLPPTIGYLHSLRTFAADENFLSELPREIGNCKNVTVMSLRSNKLEFLPDEIGQMTKLRVLNLSDNRLKNLPFTFTKLKDLAALWLSDNQSKALIPLQTEAHPETKQKVLTNYMFPQQPRHDEDYQSDSDSFNPTLWEEQRQQRMTVAFDFEDKKEEEDNSGKVEINLKRYPTPYPEDLKNMVKSVQSLVGKSVHAGHAGHAVHAGHGHQHQHQLSTGTATSAGTNMEHTHLSKEPYEPPWPLPPKEVTDREMQDFSQTQLMDQGPMHNSGIDIPKRNDKEDLTESSEDSMGGSPNDIRISDMRPTLVEPPMYKPKVVLLGKDKKESTDEEVDKLHCLNHSGSSATYSDYSPSQGSSGSSNPPGNTHSHTLSHGHPHNPALPPPSKDQAPQTHWTNRLAQSFPKPIDSKPLLSQRETPPSGTLQQRGDRRPLSEPFDWVDAPHYDNTGFDAEESSLDPPSSTTSQGNPPLGSKPRSSSTHGRRPLLRQDRIVGVPLELDTQTLPFHGNQRPNQDNDSQSSGHPSQNPWQNWTRTPSPLEDRTAFPSKLDLTPTSSPNPDRKDMDPRLQQSTVPLPGSWTYHDNEGEQNRKDQLSVGGVNKVTVVMSKSSDRLSPMMKETRSKFKKSQSIDEIDIGSYKVYSIPMDSYSSSIEQQTSLDRPELPGSMEQTNMSRSQSAPMLDEEMGYPGHGSGDQNQRQNQKPAIPQKAYHFDHNYNPQVRWSCEPLVTMDRRVPPPFPNTPDYVNHSSKALEYLNQPGKTLPKELVSPRYRAYPPLEMFSFPQSPINQDGPPSQQQQPIPSQRSRPGFLRRADSLVSSTELALFRRVHEAQQEALQESQYRQQVDPPLYGRAVYSTPMEHSAMSNMADNQSQMLHNKRNGRYDDDYPTYQEQKKPMIGYPTKSLTQRRPLSARSYSTETYGASQARPVSARPTMAALLEKMPPDYTLATCPEKPPDDTIKVRPVVPQKPEDITSKMPADWRQQLLRHIEAKRLDRSGVLKHNTLTLGMLCQGGGHGQGRSSTLNFNLYNNTKHEPSAGRWLPLPPPPSANATPSQQGGVLDNDQEGVSGSNQWAPYSLGRRDVPPDNLLKKSAHSHNPSHQSHNTMIVTSSSSSSATTPHRVVGQQGYDGMMNKGGQYNQGMQLSVVPSGGPGQYQGNMSQAPGQAYPSGGLPMALSQSGNQPQYNPHTSHTSHQPATNPQYHVNQGMGHSNQVVMTTHTNPRPQSARCLLQTKGQKSTDGFQEQLCVRIEKNPGLGFSISGGISGQGNPFKPSDMGIFVTRVQHDGPAASALQPGDKILQANGHSFLHMEHETAVSLLKSFPRTVDLMVLRDSSTR
- the lrrc7 gene encoding leucine-rich repeat-containing protein 7 isoform X6; the encoded protein is MTTKRKLIGRLVPCRCFRGEEEVISVLDYSHCSLQQVPKEIFSFERTLEELYLDANQIEELPKQLFNCQALKKLSMPDNDLSNLPTTIASLVNLKELDISKNGIQEFPDNIKCCKGLSVVEASVNPITKLPDGFTQLLNLTQLFLNDAFLEYLPANFGRLSKLRILELRENHLKTMPKSIHRLTQLERLDLGSNEFSEVPEVLEQIHNLKELWLDNNSLQTIPGVSRSWDKKLHSIGKLRQLRYLDLAKNRIETLDADISGCEALEDLLLSSNMLQHLPDSIGMLKKLTTLKVDDNQLTSLPNTIGSPKPKQGLSLLEELDCSCNELESLPPTIGYLHSLRTFAADENFLSELPREIGNCKNVTVMSLRSNKLEFLPDEIGQMTKLRVLNLSDNRLKNLPFTFTKLKDLAALWLSDNQSKALIPLQTEAHPETKQKVLTNYMFPQQPRHDEDYQSDSDSFNPTLWEEQRQQRMTVAFDFEDKKEEEDNSGKVKVEINLKRYPTPYPEDLKNMVKSVQSLVGKSVHAGHAGHAVHAGHGHQHQHQLSTGTATSAGTNMEHTHLSKEPYEPPWPLPPKEVTDREMQDFSQTQLMDQGPMHNSGIDIPKRNDKEDLTESSEDSMGGSPNDIRISDMRPTLVEPPMYKPKVVLLGKDKKESTDEEVDKLHCLNHSGSSATYSDYSPSQGSSGSSNPPGNTHSHTLSHGHPHNPALPPPSKDQAPQTHWTNRLAQSFPKPIDSKPLLSQRETPPSGTLQQRGDRRPLSEPFDWVDAPHYDNTGFDAEESSLDPPSSTTSQGNPPLGSKPRSSSTHGRRPLLRQDRIVGVPLELDTQTLPFHGNQRPNQDNDSQSSGHPSQNPWQNWTRTPSPLEDRTAFPSKLDLTPTSSPNPDRKDMDPRLQQSTVPLPGSWTYHDNEGEQNRKDQLSVGGVNKVTVVMSKSSDRLSPMMKETRSKFKKSQSIDEIDIGSYKVYSIPMDSYSSSIEQQTSLDRPELPGSMEQTNMSRSQSAPMLDEEMGYPGHGSGDQNQRQNQKPAIPQKAYHFDHNYNPQVRWSCEPLVTMDRRVPPPFPNTPDYVNHSSKALEYLNQPGKTLPKELVSPRYRAYPPLEMFSFPQSPINQDGPPSQQQQPIPSQRSRPGFLRRADSLVSSTELALFRRVHEAQQEALQESQYRQQVDPPLYGRAVYSTPMEHSAMSNMADNQSQMLHNKRNGRYDDDYPTYQEQKKPMIGYPTKSLTQRRPLSARSYSTETYGASQARPVSARPTMAALLEKMPPDYTLATCPEKPPDDTIKVRPVVPQKPEDITSKMPADWRQQLLRHIEAKRLDRSGVLKHNTLTLGMLCQGGGHGQGRSSTLNFNLYNNTKHEPSAGRWLPLPPPPSANATPSQQGGVLDNDQEGVSGSNQWAPYSLGRRDVPPDNLLKKSAHSHNPSHQSHNTMIVTSSSSSSATTPHRVVGQQGYDGMMNKGGQYNQGMQLSVVPSGGPGQYQGNMSQAPGQAYPSGGLPMALSQSGNQPQYNPHTSHTSHQPATNPQYHVNQGMGHSNQVVMTTHTNPRPQSARCLLQTKGQKSTDGFQEQLCVRIEKNPGLGFSISGGISGQGNPFKPSDMGIFVTRVQHDGPAASALQPGDKILQANGHSFLHMEHETAVSLLKSFPRTVDLMVLRDSSTR
- the lrrc7 gene encoding leucine-rich repeat-containing protein 7 isoform X7 — encoded protein: MDNYSTLQLQCLEMTTKRKLIGRLVPCRCFRGEEEVISVLDYSHCSLQQVPKEIFSFERTLEELYLDANQIEELPKQLFNCQALKKLSMPDNDLSNLPTTIASLVNLKELDISKNGIQEFPDNIKCCKGLSVVEASVNPITKLPDGFTQLLNLTQLFLNDAFLEYLPANFGRLSKLRILELRENHLKTMPKSIHRLTQLERLDLGSNEFSEVPEVLEQIHNLKELWLDNNSLQTIPGSIGKLRQLRYLDLAKNRIETLDADISGCEALEDLLLSSNMLQHLPDSIGMLKKLTTLKVDDNQLTSLPNTIGSLSLLEELDCSCNELESLPPTIGYLHSLRTFAADENFLSELPREIGNCKNVTVMSLRSNKLEFLPDEIGQMTKLRVLNLSDNRLKNLPFTFTKLKDLAALWLSDNQSKALIPLQTEAHPETKQKVLTNYMFPQQPRHDEDYQSDSDSFNPTLWEEQRQQRMTVAFDFEDKKEEEDNSGKVKVEINLKRYPTPYPEDLKNMVKSVQSLVGKSVHAGHAGHAVHAGHGHQHQHQLSTGTATSAGTNMEHTHLSKEPYEPPWPLPPKEVTDREMQDFSQTQLMDQGPMHNSGIDIPKRNDKEDLTESSEDSMGGSPNDIRISDMRPTLVEPPMYKPKVVLLGKDKKESTDEEVDKLHCLNHSGSSATYSDYSPSQGSSGSSNPPGNTHSHTLSHGHPHNPALPPPSKDQAPQTHWTNRLAQSFPKPIDSKPLLSQRETPPSGTLQQRGDRRPLSEPFDWVDAPHYDNTGFDAEESSLDPPSSTTSQGNPPLGSKPRSSSTHGRRPLLRQDRIVGVPLELDTQTLPFHGNQRPNQDNDSQSSGHPSQNPWQNWTRTPSPLEDRTAFPSKLDLTPTSSPNPDRKDMDPRLQQSTVPLPGSWTYHDNEGEQNRKDQLSVGGVNKVTVVMSKSSDRLSPMMKETRSKFKKSQSIDEIDIGSYKVYSIPMDSYSSSIEQQTSLDRPELPGSMEQTNMSRSQSAPMLDEEMGYPGHGSGDQNQRQNQKPAIPQKAYHFDHNYNPQVRWSCEPLVTMDRRVPPPFPNTPDYVNHSSKALEYLNQPGKTLPKELVSPRYRAYPPLEMFSFPQSPINQDGPPSQQQQPIPSQRSRPGFLRRADSLVSSTELALFRRVHEAQQEALQESQYRQQVDPPLYGRAVYSTPMEHSAMSNMADNQSQMLHNKRNGRYDDDYPTYQEQKKPMIGYPTKSLTQRRPLSARSYSTETYGASQARPVSARPTMAALLEKMPPDYTLATCPEKPPDDTIKVRPVVPQKPEDITSKMPADWRQQLLRHIEAKRLDRSGVLKHNTLTLGMLCQGGGHGQGRSSTLNFNLYNNTKHEPSAGRWLPLPPPPSANATPSQQGGVLDNDQEGVSGSNQWAPYSLGRRDVPPDNLLKKSAHSHNPSHQSHNTMIVTSSSSSSATTPHRVVGQQGYDGMMNKGGQYNQGMQLSVVPSGGPGQYQGNMSQAPGQAYPSGGLPMALSQSGNQPQYNPHTSHTSHQPATNPQYHVNQGMGHSNQVVMTTHTNPRPQSARCLLQTKGQKSTDGFQEQLCVRIEKNPGLGFSISGGISGQGNPFKPSDMGIFVTRVQHDGPAASALQPGDKILQANGHSFLHMEHETAVSLLKSFPRTVDLMVLRDSSTR